A region of the Sodalis ligni genome:
AGTGGATGGGTGTAACTTCAACCGTAGCTTCAGGGTTAATAGGCAACACAATAAAACCAATATCAATACGATCTGCTTGCAATGAGATCAATTGATCGGCAGTAGTCGCCTCATGAAGCTCAATCTCTACATCAGGAAACTTTTCTGAAACTCTTTCAAGATGGTAGGAAGGATGCGATTCGCTACACTATCGACAAAATTGATTCGTAGTTCGCCTTGAAGCCCGGAAGCTGCTCGACGTGCGACACGTACAGCTCGTTCGGCTTGAGTAACAGTACGCCGTGCCTCTCGTAGAAACGCCTCACCTCCTTCAGTGATCCTCACGATACGATTGCTCCGCTCGAACAGAAGAATACCGAGGTCATCTTCCATACGCTGGATGGCAGCAGTCAATGGCGGCTGTGCCATATGAAGTCGCTCTGCGGCACGACGAAAGCTTAGTTCTTCTGCCACAGCAATAAATTGCTTAAATTGACGAAGCCCAATCATTTGATATTGTCCCCATATCACGTGTTCAGATAGTTAGTATTGGAACCCTCGGAGCAATGCTGATAGAAATCAAAGCTAGGTTCGGGAACATCTTCCAATAGAAGAAGCTCCTCATCTCCAACTGCCATCTCGGAGCCAAAAGATGCTAGCTCACAATAATCGTCTTCAACAAAAGAAGACGATCCGCCAACCAAACGCTTTGTTACAGCTGATCGCACTTGCGCTCGGTGCGGTAATGGCAATCCTTGATGTTACCGCTGTTAACGTGGCGCTCAATAGCATCGATAATGACCTGAAAATTGGCATGAGTGGTATCATGTGGGTCGCAGACGGATACACGTTCGCTTACGCTGCCTTGCTATTTTTAGGGGCTGCATTTTCAACAAGATATGGCTCAAAGCTCACCTACCTTTGCGGACTCACGATTTTTTTAATCGCCTCCGCCTTCTGCGCTATTGCACCGAATGGGACATTTTTGATTCTAGCCAGACTTTTACAAGGCGTTGGCGCTGCGATCTTCACTCCAAGTGCTCTTAGCTCAATAGCCGACAATTATAGAGATAGAGATGAACGATCAAAAGCAATGAGCCGCTGGATATCGATCGTATCAATTGCAGCAGTATTGGGACCATTACTCAGCGGGATTCTAATCCACATTAACAACTGGCGCCTAATTTTCCTGGTTAATGTGCCCATTGGCATAGTAGCTCTATTTTTAACCTCACACTATGTACAAAAAGGTATTGGCAAGTCGCTGGCGAAAATCAACCCTGCATCGCATGCAATGCTTGCTATATGCCTTGGTTCTATATGCTTTTCGCTAATCGAGGGTGCTCGCCTGGGTTGGACTTCGCTACCGATCGACGCCAGTGCCTTTCTTGCTTTTGCCTCAGCCATTGTACTGTTCAAATTAGAAAGCAGATCATTAGTGCCCATTTTCCCCGTCACGTTGCTTTCCAAGCCAGGCTATGTTCCTGCATTGGCCGCATTCACCGCCTTGAGTCTTACGTTTTATGGTCAGCTATTTGTAGTAAGTATAATGATGCAGAAAGAAATGGCATATTCGCCATTGGATATCGGCATTCGCCTACTTCCCGCGATGGCAATCATCTCGCCAGCTAATCTGGCATCAGGTTATCTCAGCAGGCGCGTAGGGATCAATTTTTCGTGCTCTGTCGGACTCATTATATCAATTGTGGGTGCCCTTTTATTGATTAAGTTGGAACAAGATTCGTCTCCTTGGTTATTCATTGTCGGAATGGTGTTAGCAAACTTGGGGAATGGTCTTACTGCTCCAGCTCTGACTCTAGCTATTATGCATAGAGCAATACCCGACTATTCGGATATTGCATCTGGAATGTTGAATTTCGGACGTCAAATCGGCGTACTACTGGGCATCGCCTTTATGGGCATAATTATAGGGACCATTTCTGAATGGAATAAGTCATATATAACATGCTTCACATTCGTTATTTTGGTTCATCTTATAACCTTCGCTTTGGTCTTATTTATTCCATCAGGAGAAGAACCACAGGCATGGGAAGCCAAATAGTGTATTTTAATTTAAATATTCTCCATGTAGGGATATCAATATAACTAGCAAGTAGCATTTATCTAAATGAATTCAAAATTTTTCGTCATATATTTTAAATTTTCACGCATAGGAATGCGACGTCACAACTCTCTGAAGTTAATTGTTTCATCAACAATTTAAAGAGGAAATTCCTATGGATACCGAATATCTTCATCGTTTTCACTTATAGTTATCTTTATCTTTCTTGGCCCCATGTTGTTGCTGGAAATTATAACCGGGGTATTCTTCGACAAAAAGCGACATGGAGAGATACGCTCGTGGAAGTGTCGACTTCAGCGCTAATTTTGCTATTAGTCTACCCGGGCATTCTATTTGTAACTGCTTACATCATGCATTACCTAGTTCCTCAGTGGCAGGGGCTTTATTGTGGGTGCCACTTTGGGCTGGATTTCTAGCTTATGTAATCGCAGACGATTTCGTACAATACCTTTGGCATTGGTATTGCCATTCATCTCCTCTTCTATTCAATCTACATCGACTCCATCATTCGGCCAAATATATGGGGCTGCGCATGGCCTATCGCGACAATCCATGTTTTCAATTAACCATGCCCAATAATTGGTTTTCTGCCGCATTACTTTATTGCGGCCTGGTCAAATCATATTTTCTTTACGTTACTGTAAAGATGATTGTTGCTGTCGCGGCACACAGCAGCGTGCCATGGGACGATAAGCTTTATAAAATCAAGGCATTGCAACCCATTATGTGGTTCTTAGAACGTTTTATCTCCACACCCGCGACCCATGCAGCGCATCACGGCCTCCACCAAGAGGACGGTATCACGCATTATAACGGAAACTACGCCACTGTTTTCTTTTTCTGGGATGTCCTTTTCGGAACGGCAAAGATCACCCGGAGACGCCCCTCCGAACACGGTGTGGAGAGTGTCGGAAAAGTGAGCTGGCTCCATTTAACGCTATGGCCGATCTTCCGGGATAAAAATCCACGAAGCAGGTAGCAGCACGACTGGCAATTGCTAAATAACGTACCAGGTTAATTTCCTGAATGATGAACCTATGTCTTCAATATACCGAGGGCTCCATAATGCCAAATGTAACCGAAAGAACTCATGAATTATATGCTAGCGCCGAACTTGAGCTAAAAGGTGAAGCGAGCTCACGGCATCCGGCTTCTTTTTACCAACGTAAGGTCAAACTGCTGTGGGAAAGAGCAAAGAATAGCAAGGCTTACGCGCCCATCGGTCCATATTCATGGGATGGCTTTGAAACGCTACCAGTTACTACGCGCCAACAACTCAAGGAACATCCGCTGGACTTCCTTGCAGTGCCGGTGTGTAAAGCGCTCAAATATTATGAGACGACCGGCCCAACCGGACTTCCTACACCCACACCTCGTTTAAGAGAAGATGTGATTTGGAATACCGTTTCCGTAGCCGAGGCAAGGAGCCACATCATTCGGCCTGATGCTCGTGTTTTCATCATTCTTCCCTCGGACATAGTGCACGTTGCCGAGCTTGTCGTTGATGTATGCGCGGACTTGAATATTGCACACGCCAAAGCATACCACTTCACTATAGGCGATGCAGACGGGTACCGGATCGAGGAAGTAGCAAAAAATTTTCTTCCGACAGTTCTCTTTATAGCGCCAGGCGTCTGCAAGCAATTCACACGAATCCTTAAACAGAGAGGAACCTTCCATTCCTTTAGTGAAAGCGTTCGGACGATTATGCTGCTCGGCGAAGTTAATACTTCCGCTTTTCGCGCTCGTCTGGGCAAGTGGTGGGATGCTACCGCCTTCGATGCCAGCTATGGAAGTACTGAGACGGGCACGCTGGCTGCGGCTTGCAAAGAAGGGCATCAACATCTTCTATGCGGGGCGAACTACGTCGAAATTAAAACCGATCGAGGCCTTGAACCTCTTCCCGAATCAGGAGAGGTTGCGGGTCGCTTAGTCGTTACACCACTGAATCTCCACGCCCGTCCACTATTGCGGCTTGATACAGGAGATTTGGTAACCGTATCTGTCGGCTGCCCATGTGGTGCCAGTAGCCCATGGATAGAGGTCCATGGACGAAGCACAGACGCAATCACTATACATGCACAACCAATTACTGTGCGCAGTCTGGAAGAGGTCGTTTATGGTGTTTCTAATGCGACCGGATATCTGATCGAAGCTGTGCAGGATGGAAGCTTTGCTCGTCTTTTAATAGAACGAAATCCGGAGTGGGACCGCGCGGACGAGCCCCGCATTGTTAAAGACATTCAGTCCCACTCGCTTACCCGGTTGGGCATGATCTGGAACGAAATTAAGTTCGTGAATACTCTCCCCACCAACACAAAAAGTGGTGCGTCGCAGAAAAGCTGGAAACGTTCAAACATCAGAGTGATTGAGGTGGCAGCATGATTTTTGAACGAAAGGATCACGACATAGTATCTGCGCCTGCTAACCCCGCGCCTGATTTATGGTGCACTTATGCGGCAGTGCGTACGTTGCGTTGGTTAAACTACGCATTCAACGACGATTTCTTTGAGAGAACGTTAGCTTACATAAATAGCCGGCGTAACAGTGACGGCGGATATGGCTGGAGTCGGGGCATGCAATCTGATGCTTGGGCCACGTTCTATTCAACCCAGGCGATCGTAGATTTAGGAAGCATTATACCAAACTTATCCAGAACGCAAGACTGGCTATGGACTACATGGGACGGTAACGCGTTTGGAATGCTGCCCGGCCAGCGACCTGATATCTGGGCCACGCACTTTTCAGCCCGTACAGCCATTGAAATCTGCAGGGAATTGCCACCTGGAACATCGTCACTCCTACGGTGGCTTGGCTCACTTCAAACATCAACCGGTGGATTGAGTTGGAGCCCAGAACATGCAAATCAAGGTTTAGCGGATGCACGGGCCTGCTTTTATGGCGTGATGGCTTGGAGAGCCATTTCCACCAAAGTAAACGTAGCCCCTCCATGGGATATAACCAAACTAAGCAGTTGGTTGCAGGACAGGCAGCATTCTGAGGGAGGATTTACCTTCAGCGAGCGTGCAAAAATTCCTTGCATGTGGGCCACCTATCGCGCTACTCAAACTCTGGCAGCACTAGGAAAACCATGTGCTGACCCGGATCAGTGTGTCCGTTGGATAATGCGACAACGTGGGAAGAATGGAGCTTTTGTACGCTGGCAGAGTTATCCCATAGAAGACGTATGGGCCTCATTCTGTGCAATCGGGTCCCTTAATGCTTTGGGCAAGAAAGCTGAAATTGAATCTGTCAGACCCAGCGTGAGATACGTTCTTGGCACCATGCAATGCTCCAATGGAGGTTTCACTTATCGGGAGACAGGGAAAGCAGCCGATGTACTCAGTACTTCGGCGAAAATACTTGAGGGCACACCTAATCGAGATGAGGCGCGCCAACTTGTTTCTTGGATAGAGTCCTGTCAACTCCCAAATGAGCCTGGCGTGATGTATATGCCTGGTCGTGGTGCAGAAGTGCGCTGCACACTTTGGGCGTTAGCTGCAGGCGCTTTTATACAAGGTAACTACGAA
Encoded here:
- a CDS encoding LysR family transcriptional regulator, coding for MIGLRQFKQFIAVAEELSFRRAAERLHMAQPPLTAAIQRMEDDLGILLFERSNRIVRITEGGEAFLREARRTVTQAERAVRVARRAASGLQGELRINFVDSVANRILPTILKEFQKSFLM
- a CDS encoding MFS transporter: MLAHNNRLQQKKTIRQPNALLQLIALALGAVMAILDVTAVNVALNSIDNDLKIGMSGIMWVADGYTFAYAALLFLGAAFSTRYGSKLTYLCGLTIFLIASAFCAIAPNGTFLILARLLQGVGAAIFTPSALSSIADNYRDRDERSKAMSRWISIVSIAAVLGPLLSGILIHINNWRLIFLVNVPIGIVALFLTSHYVQKGIGKSLAKINPASHAMLAICLGSICFSLIEGARLGWTSLPIDASAFLAFASAIVLFKLESRSLVPIFPVTLLSKPGYVPALAAFTALSLTFYGQLFVVSIMMQKEMAYSPLDIGIRLLPAMAIISPANLASGYLSRRVGINFSCSVGLIISIVGALLLIKLEQDSSPWLFIVGMVLANLGNGLTAPALTLAIMHRAIPDYSDIASGMLNFGRQIGVLLGIAFMGIIIGTISEWNKSYITCFTFVILVHLITFALVLFIPSGEEPQAWEAK
- a CDS encoding sterol desaturase family protein, with the translated sequence MERYARGSVDFSANFAISLPGHSICNCLHHALPSSSVAGALLWVPLWAGFLAYVIADDFVQYLWHWYCHSSPLLFNLHRLHHSAKYMGLRMAYRDNPCFQLTMPNNWFSAALLYCGLVKSYFLYVTVKMIVAVAAHSSVPWDDKLYKIKALQPIMWFLERFISTPATHAAHHGLHQEDGITHYNGNYATVFFFWDVLFGTAKITRRRPSEHGVESVGKVSWLHLTLWPIFRDKNPRSR
- a CDS encoding phenylacetate--CoA ligase family protein, yielding MPNVTERTHELYASAELELKGEASSRHPASFYQRKVKLLWERAKNSKAYAPIGPYSWDGFETLPVTTRQQLKEHPLDFLAVPVCKALKYYETTGPTGLPTPTPRLREDVIWNTVSVAEARSHIIRPDARVFIILPSDIVHVAELVVDVCADLNIAHAKAYHFTIGDADGYRIEEVAKNFLPTVLFIAPGVCKQFTRILKQRGTFHSFSESVRTIMLLGEVNTSAFRARLGKWWDATAFDASYGSTETGTLAAACKEGHQHLLCGANYVEIKTDRGLEPLPESGEVAGRLVVTPLNLHARPLLRLDTGDLVTVSVGCPCGASSPWIEVHGRSTDAITIHAQPITVRSLEEVVYGVSNATGYLIEAVQDGSFARLLIERNPEWDRADEPRIVKDIQSHSLTRLGMIWNEIKFVNTLPTNTKSGASQKSWKRSNIRVIEVAA
- a CDS encoding prenyltransferase/squalene oxidase repeat-containing protein — translated: MIFERKDHDIVSAPANPAPDLWCTYAAVRTLRWLNYAFNDDFFERTLAYINSRRNSDGGYGWSRGMQSDAWATFYSTQAIVDLGSIIPNLSRTQDWLWTTWDGNAFGMLPGQRPDIWATHFSARTAIEICRELPPGTSSLLRWLGSLQTSTGGLSWSPEHANQGLADARACFYGVMAWRAISTKVNVAPPWDITKLSSWLQDRQHSEGGFTFSERAKIPCMWATYRATQTLAALGKPCADPDQCVRWIMRQRGKNGAFVRWQSYPIEDVWASFCAIGSLNALGKKAEIESVRPSVRYVLGTMQCSNGGFTYRETGKAADVLSTSAKILEGTPNRDEARQLVSWIESCQLPNEPGVMYMPGRGAEVRCTLWALAAGAFIQGNYESPRPELNELVDWLLGLQNPDGGFGYWEGRGSDMVSTAAAIEAISLAGHPTALPSVIGFIESCHQPDTAGEDTYSNVPGGQPRYARGCKPIGSVT